In the Diceros bicornis minor isolate mBicDic1 chromosome X, mDicBic1.mat.cur, whole genome shotgun sequence genome, ACGGCGTGCTTGCCAATCTCCCCCGGCAGCAGCAGGCGCACGGCGGTCTGGATCTCTCTGGAGGACATGGTGGAGCACTTGGTGGAGCGGACCAGGCGCGCGGCCTCGTCGGCGATGCGCTCGAAGATGTCCTTCACGAACGAATCCATGACGCTCACGGTCTCCCGAGAAAGGCTCAGGCCCTCGTGAACCTGCTTCAGAACCCTGGGGAAATAGACGGCGAAACTGTcggagcagcggcggcggcggcgccttgGCTGCTTCTGCTTCAGGCTCTTCGGGTCGGCTTCCGTGGGCTCCTTCGTGCCCAGGCTTTCCTCAGAGGACATCTCAGAGACAGGCTCAGCCATGTCGGAGCTGCTCGAGGAGAGGTTGGAAGGCTATACAACCCCGACTGCTGAGAGGCGGTGGCCCACCTATGGCGCTGCCTCTCTGACGTCACGGGCAAACTCCATATCTGATTGGATAAAAGGCAATGCACTAAGCCACGCCTTCTCACACGTGACTGCTTATCCTCCTGCCTGGCATCACCTCAACAAACCAGATTGGGAATCTGGCGACCTCTAAGCTTCCCGTGACCTCCAGCGCAAAACTTTTGAAAGATGCCAGAGAGGGCAAAATGTCATCTGACGACGTCAGCTGGTTGATTCCCCAACAGGGGAATTTTGGAAAGACCTTACCAAAAGCACGCAAATTGTAGAAATTTGTTTTGGCTCTTTGAGAGAGTATGACCTCCATATCCCAAGTTTTGGCTGCCGTCAGAATGACTCTGGCCACATTGGGTCCTTTTCCTCCCACCCTGTTGGAATCTACTGTTGTCCTTGGCTAAGCCACTCTGGCTAGAGCAGGAACTATCTGACATGGCCAGCAGGGTGCTCCTGAAAATTAAGGGATGTAATTGGCCAACTGCTGCCTCCAGAATTTATCAAAACCCTCAGGGAGTCAGAGAAAGGTGAAATAAGAAAACCACAGTCTCCAAACCCAGAACACAAACAGAAATGgaatacttataaaaatattaaaaatacttaaatatttaccaaacttaaaattcttttcttaaCATTACTTAGGTCCCAAAATGTATCCCACATACTTGAATTGGTGGATTAATATGTGAGctgttggttaaaaaaaaatgattagctTAATTCTCTAAGAAACTAccatgggaagaaaaataaaccataatAGGAAAGACTTGAAAATTAATAGCATATCCCTTTTCAAGATGCTCAATggggaaaggttgaaagcttttcctctaacatcaggaagaagaacagGATGCCcagtctcaccactcctattcaacatagtactggaaatcgtagccagagcaatcaggcaagaaaaagaaataaaaggcatccaaagaggaaagaaagaagtaaaattgtctctgtttggaGATGATAAGATCTTACatacagaaaatcccaaagattccaccaaaaaactgctTGAACTACTCAACtaactcagtaaagttgcaggatacaaactcAACATACAGAAAACAGTTGTGTTTCTATTCGCCtacaaaatctgaaaaagaaataaaggaaacaaccccatttacaatagcatataCTGAGGAATACATCTAACCAAGGACGTcaaagatctgtacacagaaaactatgagACTTTGAAGAGAGAAGTTAAAGAAGACaccaacaaatggaaagatattctgtgttcatggagcGGAAGAAGTAACATTGTTAAAGTGTCCATATAACCCAACACcatatatagattcaatgcaatccctatcaaaatccaatggaacttttcacagaaatagaaaaaacaatccaaaaattGGCATGGAGCCACAAAAGACCTTGAGAAAGTATCCTGAGAAAGTAGAACGAAGCTGGAGgcgtcacacttcctgatttcaaactatataacaaagctgtagtaatgaaaacagcaaggtgctggcataaaaatagacacctAGAAcgaaggaacagaatagagtgccCAGCCATAAACCCACTTCCGTATAGTCAACTAGTAttggacaagggagccaagaatactcaaagggaaaggatagtctctttgataagtggtgttgggaacacTGGATAACCAtatacagaagaaggaaattggacccctatcttacaccactcacaaaaatgaacTTGAAATAGACTAAAGACTCAAATTTAAGACTGAACCAATAAGAGTCTTCCTGGGATGTTCACCTTAGTGACAGAGCAGTGACGTGTTGATTTTCAGCctgctgtttttttctttgattggTTTTATGCTCTTAATCACAATTATTTAAGAAtactaggggctggcccatggcctagtggttaagtttggtgcgctgtgcttctgcagcctgggttcagttcccaggggtggacctacactactcatcagcgaCCATACCGTGACGgcaagccacatgcaaaatagaggaagattggtgctcatgtgagctcagggtgaatcttcctcagccaaagaaagagagagagagagagagagagagagagagagagagaggagggaaggaaggaaggaaggaaggaaggaaggaaggaaggaaggaaggaaggaaggaaggaaggaaggaaggttggTTATATTAGTTACCTAGGGATGctggttctgttaattgtctttgaggtttttattttctatttgtaaactggactggatcctgaattcttctagtttcctcaaatatctggtacAGATTTCCAAAGTaacgttttcaatttttttctgtccttttcatttggaatcattaaGAACTAAAAccaccctttttcctgaagccctacAAACAGAAGCTGGACAACTTGATACAGAGCTAAGAGAGAGCACCATGATAGCCCCTGTTTGGACAAtcttcatgcctgttgctgtgtaagccactcaaaaggtTTACCTGAGTGCCTGATGACATCACTGGAGACATTTAAAACTGCAGGGGATGCTTCAACCCTGACATCTAGATATCTTATTGACTGACTATCCCCTGGGCTCAGAAATTGGTTTATAATTTACTCCTACcattaactttttcttctttttgtgtccTCTAGAAATGCTTCTTACTAAATGCCTGgttacttgcttacacaatataggcctaactttgggagacccTTCCTATGTTCTAAAGATGATCCAAAAGACCTGGAGGGAACTCAAATTAAGTAGCTAAACATTGTCAGATGTTTCTCTGCACCACCTTTTTCCTAGAGACTGGGTCCTATTGAAATCCTGGACTTTAGCCTGGATGGATAGGACAATACAAGAAATGTCACAGGGGACATGAAACATGCCACAGAAAAACATCACAACTGGGATCACCCAAACTTTGGATGACTTCATACTCTGGACACTGACTTTTCTAAATGGACAAATGAACGCCTGACAGACGGCAAGTTGCTATACAGAAGATGGTCTCCTAAAGATAAGTAATGAATGACTCCCAGGTTCTTACCTTATTTGTTGGAATGTTAGACAGCAGGCTACTTGACTGCATCACATTTCACCTGAGGTTCTAGGCACTAACTTTCACTGGTTTACAGGCCTCTTTGCCTAGATTCCCCAAGGACTGAGGTCTATTATGGACGGGATGCTAGAATTTGGGCCATCTATTTTCTAATTGGTGTAGTCGTctgtataattataaaatatgaacTTAAGTGTTGTTCCAAAGCCATTGATCAGAGTACTAAAATATTAGTCGTACAAAGCATGTCTCACTCTCCCCATCTGGTACCCAATAATATCTTTAAGAAAAGGTAAGTTTCATTCCTCTGATCCTGATCTTCACCCTTTCACAGCAAGAAGTAGCAGAGCAATCTTTGCCCACATTCCCCAAGATTGGGGAATGATCATAAGACGGTGGGGATTGAAACCGAGGAAGAAgaagttaaaaaatcttccctaggGAGTGGCGAGGATTTCTGGAGCGAGTGCGCCCAaggctcccctccccactcctggtcctgcccacctggagGTGGCATGCCAGCCCCGCCATGCCCACCCACCTCAGCAGCACCTGGAACCTGCTCAGCAGTGACAACCTCGAGGGCTACATGCTGGCCCTAGGGggcgtctgaggcacccaggcagcggtacacccgaggactgaggtgctggaatctccagagtaagtggaaggaggctCCAGGtgacttggcgccagcaacttcggcccagcgcactccagttccagctgctttggcccagcacactccagttcctccttcttcagcccagcacactccagttccagcttctttggcccagctccattcagttccagcttctttggcccagcgcactccagttccagcttctttggcccaacgcactccagttccagtttctttggcccaacgcactccagttccagcttcttcggcccagcagcgctccagctctcccttcttcggcccagtgcactccagtttcagcttctttggcccagcggtgcaccagctctcccttctttggcccagcgcactccagttccagcttctttggccctgTGCACTTCAGTTCCAGCTTCACTGtcccagcggtgctccagctcttccttctttggcccagcacactccagttccagcttctttggcacagcagcacttcagctgtagctgcttcaacccaccagCACCTGAACCCCAGCTGCTTCCgcctagctgcgctccagctTCAGCTGTTTCCACActtccccccagcagcctccatgCAGCCACAACGCTGATCAGCCAGGGGCCCACAAGAGTGCCCATGGATTGAGGCAGGtgagaatacacagcccttgacccccacccagcggaAGCAAGAGGAAAgtgtgaccatatattttcactatgaggaaaggtaagccaacaccaacaggcaccatgcaaaaatatatgaaatctccagactaaaaggaaaatgacaagcacccagaaaccaaccaggaaagcacagaaatgtatgaccttaacgacagagaattcaaaatagccatcataaaaaagctgaaTGCAATACAaggaaacacagacagacaattagtgaaatcaggagtttcttcacaaaagagattgaaactataaaaaaatccaatcagaaatcttagagatgaaaaacataatagaggagataaagacaaatctggaagccttaagcaccagagctgacactatggaggaaagaattagcaatatcgaggacagcaatgcagaagtgctccagatggaggaggaaagagaagtaagactaaaaagaaatgaagaaactctccgagaaatatccgactcaattaggaaatccaacataaggattataggtattccagagggagaagagagggaaaaaggatcagagaacttcttcaaagaaataatatctgagaactccccagacctggggaaggagctggaaataccagtgaatgaaatcgaTAGATCTCCTAAACATATGAACAcgaaaagaccttctccaaggcatatagtagtaaagctggcaaaagtcaatgacaaagaaaaatattaagggcagctagacaaaaaaagatAACATACAAAGGGTTTCCTATCAGGCTATCGGCTGATtacttgacagaaactttacaggccaggagagagtggaacgatatattcaaaattctaaaggacaaaatctttcagccaagaatactctattcagcaaaaatatccttcagttacgatggagaaataataactatcccagataaacaaaagctaagggagttcattgccacaagac is a window encoding:
- the LOC131400557 gene encoding late histone H2B.L4-like, coding for MAEPVSEMSSEESLGTKEPTEADPKSLKQKQPRRRRRRCSDSFAVYFPRVLKQVHEGLSLSRETVSVMDSFVKDIFERIADEAARLVRSTKCSTMSSREIQTAVRLLLPGEIGKHAVSEGTKALIRSSLCVVW